One segment of Methylocella silvestris BL2 DNA contains the following:
- a CDS encoding GntR family transcriptional regulator, which produces MAKGVRIGAGTLASLRVVGEDPGLLSEQIRNALTDEIASGRLPAGAALDEQDLADRFGASRTPVREALRQLSVSGLVEMRPRRGVIVTRLTPEQIMDMFETTAEIEAMCVRLATYRITPLERSRLLEMHEHSKKLVERRDIDGYDAFNTRFHEAIYLATHNGFMAEQAVAIRARLKSFRRTQLRQADRIIRSRDEHDGIMNAIAQGDGEEAARRMRAHMLNAASALGAYFAGLPPEA; this is translated from the coding sequence ATGGCCAAGGGCGTGCGCATCGGCGCTGGAACGCTGGCGTCTTTGAGAGTGGTTGGAGAGGATCCGGGACTTCTCTCCGAGCAGATCCGCAATGCGCTCACCGATGAAATCGCCTCCGGCCGTCTTCCGGCGGGGGCGGCCCTCGACGAGCAGGATCTGGCCGATCGATTTGGAGCCTCCCGCACGCCCGTGCGGGAGGCTCTTCGTCAATTGTCGGTCAGCGGCCTCGTCGAGATGCGGCCGCGGCGCGGCGTCATCGTCACCCGCCTGACGCCCGAGCAGATCATGGACATGTTCGAGACGACGGCCGAGATCGAGGCGATGTGCGTGCGTCTCGCGACCTATCGCATCACGCCGCTCGAACGCAGCCGTCTGCTGGAAATGCACGAACATTCGAAAAAGCTCGTCGAGAGGCGCGACATCGACGGCTATGACGCCTTCAACACGCGCTTCCACGAGGCCATTTATCTGGCGACCCACAATGGCTTCATGGCCGAGCAGGCGGTGGCGATCCGCGCGCGGCTGAAATCATTCCGCCGCACGCAATTGCGCCAGGCCGATCGGATCATCCGCTCTCGCGACGAGCATGACGGCATCATGAACGCGATCGCGCAGGGCGACGGCGAGGAAGCCGCCCGCCGCATGCGCGCCCATATGCTGAATGCGGCAAGCGCGCTCGGCGCCTATTTCGCCGGCCTGCCGCCGGAGGCGTGA
- the mdcC gene encoding malonate decarboxylase acyl carrier protein: MENLSFELKAQKAAGGAKREALVGVVASGNLEVLVERVLPELDCRIDIATAAHGFGEVWSAVVRDFVERYSPGGLRLSINDGGARPDTVALRLAQGVRTIEEVES, from the coding sequence ATGGAAAATCTTTCCTTTGAACTCAAGGCGCAAAAAGCGGCCGGCGGCGCCAAACGCGAGGCCCTCGTCGGCGTCGTCGCCTCCGGCAATCTGGAAGTGTTGGTGGAGCGCGTGCTGCCGGAGCTCGATTGCCGCATCGATATCGCCACAGCCGCGCATGGCTTTGGCGAGGTGTGGTCGGCGGTGGTGCGCGATTTCGTCGAGCGCTATTCGCCAGGCGGACTGCGCCTCTCCATCAATGACGGCGGCGCGCGGCCGGATACGGTGGCGCTACGGCTCGCCCAGGGGGTCAGAACCATCGAGGAGGTTGAGTCTTGA
- a CDS encoding YceI family protein, giving the protein MRVLKLAIALAALTLEPAHAANWIADPHKSRIGFSGMQTGVPFQGSFGKWSAEIAFDPAHPESSHAKVTIDLASASTGDGQRDRALPEPEWFAAKIYPEAIFETTRFIAKGAGAYDAPGRLTIRGVSKDVVLPFTLTIDGDAATAKGRLDLIRTDFGVGQGAWTSGQWVALEVGVDVDLKATKAGD; this is encoded by the coding sequence ATGAGAGTCCTGAAACTAGCGATCGCGCTGGCTGCTTTGACGCTGGAGCCTGCCCATGCGGCGAATTGGATCGCCGATCCGCATAAAAGCCGGATCGGCTTTTCCGGCATGCAGACGGGCGTTCCCTTCCAGGGCAGCTTCGGCAAGTGGAGCGCCGAGATCGCCTTCGATCCGGCCCATCCGGAATCCAGCCACGCCAAGGTGACGATCGATCTTGCGAGCGCAAGCACAGGCGACGGGCAGCGCGACCGCGCGCTTCCCGAACCTGAATGGTTCGCCGCCAAAATATATCCAGAGGCGATTTTCGAGACGACCCGCTTCATCGCCAAGGGCGCCGGAGCCTATGATGCGCCGGGCAGGCTCACCATCCGGGGCGTGTCCAAGGATGTCGTACTGCCCTTCACCTTGACAATCGACGGCGACGCCGCGACGGCGAAGGGGCGCCTTGACCTGATCCGCACCGACTTCGGCGTCGGTCAGGGCGCCTGGACGTCCGGACAATGGGTGGCGCTTGAGGTCGGCGTCGACGTCGACCTCAAGGCGACGAAAGCAGGAGACTGA
- the madM gene encoding malonate transporter subunit MadM, which produces MLHMIEHVFTEQSLVAAFFVIGAVMWISLIISKRLTAGRIHGSAIAILIGLGLAYIGGVVSGGQKGLADIPVFAGIGLLGGAMLRDFAIVATAFEVDAVEARKAGLLGVAALAIGTVLPFLIGAGFAVAFGYTDAASITTIGAGAITYIVGPVTGAAIGASSTVIALSIATGVLKAVMVMVFTPMLAKIIGLDNPRSAMAFGGLMGTVSGVAGGLAATDPKLVPYGALTATFHTGIGCLVAPSVFFLAVRAITG; this is translated from the coding sequence ATGTTGCACATGATCGAGCACGTCTTCACCGAGCAGAGTCTCGTCGCCGCCTTCTTCGTCATCGGCGCTGTGATGTGGATCTCCCTCATCATCTCGAAACGCCTAACCGCCGGACGCATTCACGGCTCGGCGATCGCAATTCTCATCGGTCTCGGCCTCGCCTATATCGGCGGCGTCGTCAGCGGCGGTCAGAAGGGCCTCGCCGATATCCCGGTCTTCGCCGGCATCGGCCTTCTCGGCGGCGCCATGCTGCGCGATTTCGCCATCGTCGCCACCGCCTTCGAGGTCGACGCCGTTGAGGCGCGCAAGGCCGGGCTGCTCGGCGTCGCCGCCCTCGCCATCGGCACGGTCCTGCCCTTCCTTATCGGCGCTGGCTTTGCCGTCGCCTTCGGCTACACGGATGCGGCCAGCATCACGACGATCGGCGCCGGCGCGATCACCTATATCGTCGGTCCGGTGACGGGAGCGGCGATCGGCGCGAGTTCGACCGTGATCGCTCTTTCCATCGCCACCGGGGTGTTGAAGGCGGTGATGGTGATGGTGTTCACGCCGATGCTCGCCAAAATCATCGGCCTCGACAATCCGCGGTCGGCGATGGCCTTCGGCGGCTTGATGGGAACGGTCAGCGGCGTCGCCGGCGGTCTTGCCGCAACTGACCCCAAGCTGGTTCCTTATGGCGCATTGACCGCCACCTTCCATACGGGCATCGGTTGCCTTGTCGCGCCGTCGGTCTTCTTTCTGGCGGTTCGCGCCATCACGGGATGA
- the madL gene encoding malonate transporter subunit MadL, with translation MTIFGVALLSLCTLIGVFLGDLLGVALGVKANVGGVGIAMMLLIAVRIWLQKSGHLSHGVKLGIEFWGTMYIPIVVAMAAQQNVVKALSGGPLVLVTAVTAVSACFAATALLGRIGRERPSDVHDPEEIQRGGDIISGDLVPDVPARKV, from the coding sequence ATGACGATCTTCGGCGTCGCCCTTCTCTCCCTCTGCACCCTCATCGGGGTGTTTCTTGGCGATCTTCTCGGCGTCGCGCTTGGCGTCAAAGCGAATGTCGGCGGCGTCGGCATCGCCATGATGCTGCTGATCGCCGTACGGATCTGGCTGCAGAAATCCGGCCACCTCTCTCACGGCGTCAAGCTCGGCATCGAGTTCTGGGGCACGATGTATATCCCCATCGTCGTCGCTATGGCGGCGCAGCAGAATGTGGTCAAGGCGCTGAGCGGCGGCCCGCTGGTGCTCGTCACCGCGGTGACGGCGGTGTCCGCCTGTTTCGCGGCGACCGCGCTGCTCGGACGCATCGGCCGCGAGCGGCCTTCCGACGTGCATGACCCAGAAGAGATCCAACGCGGCGGCGACATTATCTCCGGCGACCTCGTTCCCGACGTCCCGGCCAGGAAGGTCTGA
- a CDS encoding DODA-type extradiol aromatic ring-opening family dioxygenase, giving the protein MSANRLPVWFIPHGGGPCFFMDPPPKAPDAWKKMEAYLRGISAAAGARPRAILIISGHWLEKRPTVTAGANPPLIYDYQGFPKHTYELRYPAPGDPRLAAEVVARLKQAGIEAGEDKERGFDHGVFIPLLLLYPQADIPVVQLSLVDSMDPKTHIAIGEALAPLRDDGVLIIGSGMSFHNLQNFYGADPRLLQIAEKFDAFLHEAIGLDPAPRAQALAGWDNAPGARISQPHEDHLIPLMVAAGAAGADRGVRDYYDHVFGAPISGYRFG; this is encoded by the coding sequence ATGAGCGCCAATCGTCTGCCGGTCTGGTTCATTCCGCATGGCGGCGGTCCCTGCTTTTTCATGGACCCGCCGCCGAAAGCCCCCGACGCCTGGAAGAAAATGGAAGCCTATCTGCGCGGGATTTCGGCTGCGGCCGGCGCCCGCCCGCGCGCGATCCTGATTATCTCCGGCCATTGGCTTGAGAAGCGCCCGACCGTGACGGCAGGCGCCAATCCGCCGTTGATCTATGACTATCAAGGCTTCCCGAAACACACTTATGAGCTGCGCTATCCGGCGCCGGGCGACCCTAGGCTCGCCGCGGAGGTTGTCGCGCGGCTGAAACAGGCCGGGATCGAGGCCGGCGAGGACAAGGAGCGCGGCTTCGACCACGGCGTCTTCATTCCGCTGCTGCTGCTCTATCCGCAGGCGGACATCCCGGTCGTGCAGCTCTCCCTCGTCGACTCGATGGATCCGAAAACGCACATCGCCATCGGCGAGGCCCTTGCGCCCCTGCGCGACGACGGCGTGCTGATCATCGGCAGCGGCATGAGCTTCCACAATTTGCAGAATTTTTACGGCGCCGATCCGCGCCTTTTGCAGATTGCGGAAAAATTCGACGCCTTCCTCCATGAGGCAATCGGCCTTGACCCGGCCCCGCGCGCACAGGCGCTGGCCGGATGGGACAACGCGCCGGGCGCGCGCATCAGCCAGCCGCATGAGGACCATCTGATTCCGCTGATGGTCGCCGCCGGCGCCGCCGGCGCCGACAGAGGCGTGCGCGATTATTACGACCATGTCTTCGGCGCGCCGATTTCCGGCTACCGCTTCGGGTAG
- a CDS encoding biotin-independent malonate decarboxylase subunit beta produces the protein MSALLNEHPADVSWYEASARARVAGLLDPRSFVEFIGPAERQFSPHLDIFDLPKQFDDGLIAGRGTLNGEPLFIAAQEGRFMGGAFGEVHSAKLTGLLRAAKASGGKIKTVLILFDTGGVRLQEANAGELAIGEIMRAVLDFRADGGRVIGLIGGRAGCYGGGGLISGCCSGLAVSEEGRISVSGPEVIETNKGVEEFDSRDRALVWRTMGGKHRRLIGVAQEFADDTVASFRAAALSLIAKAPRFDLAAMQKEQDRLEARLQRFGAFKDAKEIWAALGANDPKAIPDMTTDDFIALARQIAENSDDAR, from the coding sequence TTGAGCGCGCTCCTGAACGAACATCCGGCGGACGTCAGTTGGTATGAGGCGAGCGCCCGCGCCCGCGTGGCCGGATTGCTCGACCCCCGCTCCTTCGTCGAATTCATTGGGCCGGCCGAACGTCAGTTCAGCCCGCATCTCGATATTTTCGACCTGCCGAAGCAATTCGACGACGGGCTCATCGCCGGACGCGGAACGCTCAATGGCGAGCCTCTATTCATCGCCGCGCAGGAAGGCCGTTTCATGGGCGGCGCCTTTGGCGAGGTGCATAGCGCAAAGCTCACCGGATTGTTACGCGCCGCGAAAGCGTCCGGCGGCAAAATCAAAACCGTGCTGATCCTGTTCGACACTGGCGGCGTCAGGCTGCAGGAGGCGAACGCCGGCGAACTCGCGATCGGCGAGATTATGCGCGCCGTGCTTGATTTTCGCGCCGACGGCGGCCGGGTGATCGGCCTCATCGGCGGGCGCGCCGGATGCTATGGCGGCGGCGGCTTGATTTCCGGCTGTTGCAGCGGCCTCGCCGTCTCCGAGGAAGGCCGCATCAGCGTCTCCGGCCCCGAAGTCATCGAGACCAACAAGGGCGTCGAGGAATTCGATTCAAGGGACCGCGCGCTGGTCTGGCGCACCATGGGCGGCAAGCACCGCAGGCTGATTGGCGTCGCGCAGGAATTCGCCGACGATACGGTCGCAAGCTTTCGCGCCGCCGCCCTGAGCCTCATCGCCAAGGCGCCCCGCTTCGACCTCGCCGCGATGCAGAAGGAGCAGGATCGCCTCGAGGCGAGATTGCAACGCTTCGGCGCCTTCAAGGACGCGAAGGAGATCTGGGCGGCGCTCGGCGCCAATGATCCCAAAGCCATTCCCGACATGACGACGGATGATTTCATCGCGCTCGCGAGACAGATTGCGGAGAATTCAGATGACGCTCGATGA
- the mdcA gene encoding malonate decarboxylase subunit alpha, protein MRRWNAEREALAQRIAAGSAFARGKIVAAADAGALIEAVIRPFDRVCLEGDNQKQADLLARALAGVDPAKIHDLHMVQSGVVLPEHLDVFETGVAKKLDYAYSGPQAGRIAKMLFGGKIELGAVHTYLELFARYFIDLTPNVALVAAVSADRDGNLYTGPNTEDTPTVIEATAFKSGVVIAQVNEVVDKLPRVDIPGDRVHFVVEAKKPFYVEPLFTRDPGAITETQILTAMLAIKGIYEPYGVKRLNHGIGFNTAAIELLLPTFAERLGLKGKICTRFALNPHPTLIPAIESGWVEQIHCFGSEVGMDDYIEARPDIFFTGPDGSLRSNRAFCQTAGLYACDMFIGATLQIDLAGNSSTVTASRIAGFGGAPNMGSDARGRRHPAEPWLKAGREADPDGLPALRRGRKLVVQIGETFGEGNAPTFVEKLDALALAEKLGLELAPVMIYADDVTHIVTEEGIANLLLCRDKDEREQAVRGVAGYTEVGRGRDAKMVQRLRERGIIKRPEDLGINVLDVDRSLLAARSIKDLARWSGGLYRPPSKFRNW, encoded by the coding sequence ATGAGGCGTTGGAACGCTGAGCGGGAAGCGCTGGCGCAGCGGATCGCGGCGGGGTCCGCCTTCGCGCGCGGGAAAATCGTCGCCGCCGCCGACGCAGGCGCCCTGATCGAGGCGGTGATCCGGCCCTTCGACCGCGTCTGCCTCGAAGGCGACAATCAAAAACAGGCCGATCTCCTTGCCCGCGCGCTGGCCGGCGTCGATCCGGCCAAAATCCATGATCTTCACATGGTGCAGTCGGGCGTCGTGCTGCCGGAGCATCTCGACGTCTTCGAGACGGGCGTCGCCAAAAAACTCGACTATGCTTATTCCGGCCCGCAGGCCGGCCGCATCGCCAAAATGCTGTTTGGCGGAAAGATCGAGCTTGGCGCCGTCCACACCTATCTCGAACTGTTCGCGCGCTACTTCATCGACCTGACGCCGAATGTCGCGCTGGTCGCCGCCGTCAGCGCGGACCGCGACGGCAATCTCTACACCGGCCCCAACACCGAGGACACGCCAACGGTGATCGAAGCGACAGCCTTCAAGAGCGGCGTCGTTATCGCGCAGGTCAATGAAGTGGTCGACAAGCTCCCGCGCGTCGACATCCCCGGCGATCGCGTGCATTTCGTCGTCGAGGCGAAAAAGCCCTTCTATGTCGAGCCGCTGTTCACGCGCGATCCCGGCGCTATCACCGAAACGCAGATTTTGACCGCCATGCTGGCGATCAAGGGGATCTACGAGCCCTATGGCGTCAAGCGGCTGAACCACGGCATCGGCTTCAACACGGCGGCAATCGAGCTCTTGCTGCCGACCTTCGCCGAGCGTCTTGGCCTCAAGGGCAAGATCTGCACCCGTTTCGCGCTGAACCCGCATCCGACGCTGATTCCCGCGATCGAATCGGGCTGGGTCGAGCAGATCCACTGTTTCGGCTCCGAGGTCGGCATGGACGACTATATCGAAGCGCGCCCCGATATCTTCTTCACCGGTCCGGACGGATCGCTGCGCTCGAACCGCGCCTTCTGTCAGACCGCCGGCCTCTACGCTTGCGATATGTTCATTGGCGCGACGCTGCAGATCGACCTTGCCGGCAACTCGTCGACCGTCACCGCCTCGCGCATCGCCGGCTTCGGCGGGGCGCCCAACATGGGCTCCGACGCGCGCGGACGCCGCCACCCGGCCGAGCCCTGGCTGAAAGCCGGCCGCGAGGCTGACCCCGACGGATTGCCGGCCCTCCGGCGCGGCCGAAAACTCGTCGTGCAGATCGGCGAGACATTTGGCGAAGGCAATGCGCCGACCTTCGTCGAAAAACTCGACGCGCTGGCGCTCGCCGAAAAGCTCGGGCTCGAACTCGCCCCGGTGATGATCTACGCCGACGACGTGACCCATATCGTCACAGAGGAAGGGATCGCCAATCTGCTGCTTTGCCGCGACAAGGACGAGCGCGAACAGGCCGTGCGCGGCGTCGCCGGCTACACGGAGGTCGGGCGCGGCCGCGACGCCAAAATGGTCCAGCGCCTGCGCGAGCGCGGGATCATCAAGCGCCCCGAAGACCTCGGCATTAACGTGCTCGACGTCGACCGCAGTCTGCTCGCCGCACGCTCGATCAAGGATCTCGCGCGCTGGTCCGGCGGCCTCTACAGGCCGCCGTCGAAATTCCGCAACTGGTGA
- a CDS encoding LysR family transcriptional regulator produces MPALTPSYDQLQVFLAVVDEGSFSAAARSLKRAQSAVTYAIQKLEEQLDVRLFDRAAYRPALTEAGRALLPRARLVADEMQALRSHADAIAAGAEPELRLVVDAMFPMDRLVEALRLVSARFPFSPPRIYVDSMGAAAELVLNGVCAIGLLLEFSSSFEQLQRDKLIDIAMIPVAAPIHPLGGAESPVSIEELRPHVQLVLSDRSGLSGDRDYGVYSTRTWRIADLGAKHAMLKAGLGWGSLPAHLVAEDLANGRLRRIQILDEAGLSEAVRLPLCSAFRRDRPPGPAGRHLLAHLSVASAAAAMEG; encoded by the coding sequence ATGCCCGCGCTAACCCCTTCCTATGACCAATTGCAGGTCTTTCTCGCCGTCGTCGACGAAGGCAGTTTTTCGGCCGCCGCGCGGAGTTTGAAAAGAGCGCAATCGGCCGTCACCTACGCGATCCAGAAGCTGGAAGAACAGCTCGACGTGCGGCTGTTCGACCGCGCGGCCTACCGGCCCGCGCTTACCGAAGCCGGACGCGCCTTGCTGCCGCGCGCACGGCTGGTCGCGGACGAGATGCAGGCGCTGCGCAGCCACGCCGACGCGATCGCCGCCGGCGCGGAGCCGGAGCTCCGGCTTGTCGTCGACGCCATGTTCCCGATGGACAGGCTGGTCGAGGCGCTGCGTCTTGTCAGCGCGCGCTTTCCCTTTTCGCCGCCGCGCATCTATGTCGACTCGATGGGAGCGGCCGCCGAGCTCGTGCTGAACGGCGTCTGCGCCATTGGCCTCCTGCTCGAATTCAGCAGCAGCTTCGAGCAGCTCCAACGCGACAAGCTCATAGACATCGCGATGATCCCGGTGGCGGCGCCAATCCATCCGCTCGGCGGCGCGGAAAGCCCGGTGTCGATCGAGGAGCTGCGCCCGCATGTGCAGCTGGTTTTATCCGATCGGTCCGGCCTCTCCGGCGACCGCGATTATGGGGTGTATTCGACGCGGACCTGGCGCATCGCCGACCTTGGCGCGAAGCACGCCATGCTCAAGGCCGGGCTTGGCTGGGGCAGCCTGCCGGCGCATCTTGTCGCGGAGGATCTAGCCAATGGGCGCTTGCGGCGCATCCAGATTCTGGATGAGGCGGGCTTAAGCGAAGCGGTGCGACTGCCGCTCTGCTCCGCGTTTCGCCGCGATCGTCCGCCGGGGCCGGCAGGCCGGCATTTGCTTGCCCATCTGTCAGTGGCGTCCGCGGCGGCCGCGATGGAAGGTTGA
- a CDS encoding cytochrome b has product MSGARFEPGYDGVAIALHWLIALGVVALGVIGFSMTRLTLSTLQQFQLYQLHKSIGVTVLLAILLRILWRLSHRPPPLSAAIPEAERRVAKAAHIGLYAAMLLAPLTGWAVVSASPYNIPTVLFGVLPWPHLPFFTEIENKAPVEAALKLAHHLAVYALFALVAVHAAAALRHHFVLRDGVLARMLPALRNVEKSNS; this is encoded by the coding sequence ATGAGCGGCGCGCGTTTTGAGCCAGGATATGACGGCGTCGCCATCGCCCTGCACTGGCTGATCGCGCTTGGCGTCGTCGCCCTTGGCGTCATCGGCTTTTCGATGACGCGGCTGACGCTTTCGACGCTGCAGCAGTTTCAACTCTATCAGCTGCACAAGTCGATCGGCGTCACGGTGCTGCTCGCTATCCTGCTGCGCATCTTATGGCGGCTCTCGCATAGGCCGCCGCCGCTTTCGGCCGCTATACCGGAGGCCGAACGGCGCGTCGCCAAGGCCGCCCATATCGGCCTTTACGCCGCGATGCTGCTTGCGCCGCTGACCGGCTGGGCGGTGGTCTCGGCCTCGCCCTACAACATTCCGACCGTGCTGTTTGGCGTCCTCCCCTGGCCGCATCTGCCTTTTTTCACTGAGATCGAAAACAAGGCGCCCGTTGAAGCAGCTCTGAAGCTCGCGCATCATCTCGCCGTCTATGCGCTGTTCGCGCTGGTCGCGGTTCACGCGGCGGCGGCGCTGCGCCATCATTTCGTGCTCCGCGACGGCGTCCTGGCGCGCATGCTGCCGGCGTTGCGCAATGTCGAGAAATCGAACTCATGA
- a CDS encoding YceI family protein, translating into MLNKIPSKAALLAALLAAPFLSAPAKAQTAPAAVEAGSYAVDPTHTRVLFKVSHMGFTNWYGEFTDVTGQLTLDPKAPEKSAVAIHIPAKTISTTNAKLDGELKADDWFDVAKYPDIAFKSTKLVVTGAGSGQLTGDLTFHGVTKPVTLAVTYNAAGPNPLNKKYTVGFDATGSIKRSDFGVTKYVPLIGDEVGLIISAGFERKE; encoded by the coding sequence ATGTTGAACAAAATTCCGTCCAAGGCGGCCCTGCTGGCGGCCCTTCTCGCCGCGCCTTTCCTCAGCGCTCCGGCCAAAGCCCAGACGGCCCCCGCCGCGGTTGAAGCCGGAAGCTATGCCGTCGATCCGACCCATACGCGCGTCCTTTTCAAGGTCTCCCATATGGGCTTCACCAATTGGTACGGCGAATTCACCGACGTGACCGGGCAGTTGACGCTTGACCCCAAGGCGCCGGAAAAAAGCGCAGTGGCGATCCATATTCCGGCCAAGACCATTTCGACCACCAACGCCAAGCTCGACGGAGAACTGAAAGCCGACGATTGGTTCGACGTCGCCAAATATCCCGACATCGCCTTCAAATCGACCAAGCTCGTCGTCACGGGGGCCGGCTCCGGTCAACTCACTGGCGACCTCACCTTCCATGGCGTGACGAAGCCGGTGACGCTCGCCGTCACCTACAACGCCGCCGGGCCCAATCCGCTGAACAAGAAATATACGGTCGGCTTCGACGCCACGGGTTCGATCAAGCGCAGCGATTTCGGCGTCACCAAATATGTGCCGCTGATCGGCGACGAGGTCGGCCTCATCATCAGCGCCGGCTTTGAGCGCAAGGAATAG
- a CDS encoding OsmC family protein: protein MKRTASAAWQGGFKDGQGSITTQSGALKAYPYGVASRFEDQPGTNPEELLGAAHAGCFTMALSLILGEAGLTADQMDTHAEVTLEKQGEGFAITKSHLTLRAKIPGVDAAKFAELANKAKQGCPVSKVLNAEITLDAALV from the coding sequence ATGAAAAGAACAGCATCGGCCGCCTGGCAGGGCGGGTTCAAGGACGGCCAGGGTTCGATCACCACACAGAGCGGCGCGCTCAAGGCCTATCCCTATGGCGTTGCGAGCCGCTTCGAGGACCAGCCCGGCACCAACCCGGAAGAATTGCTTGGCGCGGCCCACGCGGGCTGCTTCACCATGGCGCTCTCGCTGATCCTCGGCGAGGCGGGGCTGACGGCGGACCAGATGGACACCCATGCGGAGGTGACGCTGGAAAAACAGGGCGAAGGCTTCGCCATCACCAAATCGCACCTGACCTTGCGGGCGAAAATTCCCGGCGTCGACGCCGCAAAATTCGCCGAGCTCGCCAATAAGGCGAAGCAGGGCTGTCCGGTCTCGAAGGTCCTGAACGCCGAGATCACCCTCGACGCCGCGCTAGTCTGA